The proteins below come from a single Hirundo rustica isolate bHirRus1 chromosome 6, bHirRus1.pri.v3, whole genome shotgun sequence genomic window:
- the SWAP70 gene encoding switch-associated protein 70, which yields MVGLKEELLKSIWHAFTALDLDRSGKVSKSQLKVLSHNLCTVLNVPHDPVALEEHFRDDDEGPVSNQGYMPYLNKFILEKVQGNFDKVEFNRMCWTLCAKKNLSKSPLLISDEDAFKVWVIFNFLSEDKYPLIIVPEEIEYLLKKITEAMGAGWQQEQFDHYKISINTSREGLSAWELIDLIGSGQFSKGMDRQTVSMAINEVFNELILDVLKQGYMLKKGHKRKNWMERWFVLKPNIISYYVSEDLKDKKGDIILDGNCCVEALPDKDGKKCLFLIKCLDKTFEISASDKKKKQEWIQAIQSTVNLLRAGSPPPHKEARQKRKELRQKLLAEQEELERQMKELQAANENKQKELETVRKQLEAAAARAAEEEKKRLQTQVELQDRFSLELEREKMVRQKMEEQVAQKSSELEQYLQRVRELEEMYQQLQEALEDEKQARQDEETVRKLQARLLEEETAKRAELEKWHLQQQQTIQMTEAEKQELENQRMMKDQALQVAMQQLKQLELERKEALEQYEEVKKKLETAANNTKSWKDKVAHHEGLIRLIEPGSKNPHLITNWGPAAFTEAELEERQRSWKGKKATSE from the exons GTCCTTTCTCACAACTTGTGCACAGTGTTAAACGTTCCCCATGATCCAGTGGCCTTGGAAGAGCACTTTAGGGATGATGATGAAGGACCAGTTTCCAATCAGGGTTACATGCCTTATCTAAACAAATTCATCTTGGAAAAG GTTCAAGGAAACTTTGACAAAGTTGAATTCAACAGGATGTGCTGGACTCTCTGTGCTAAAAAGAACCTCTCTAAAAGTCCTTTGCTGATTAGCGATGAAGATGCATTTAAAGTGTGggttatttttaacttcttgtCAGAGGACAAATACCCTTTAATCATTGTACCTGAGGAG ATTGaatatttacttaaaaaaatcaCCGAAGCAATGGGAGCAGGCTGGCAGCAAGAGCAGTTTGACCATTACAAGATTTCTATCAACACCAGTCGAGAGGGTCTTTCTGCGTGGGAGCTGATTGACCTCATCGGAAGTGGGCAGTTCAGTAAGGgaatggacagacagacagtgTCCATGGCAATCAATGAAGTCTTTAATGAGCTCATACTAGATGTACTCAAGCAG GGCTACATGCTGAAAAAAGGCCACAAACGGAAAAACTGGATGGAACGATGGTTTGTGCTTAAACCCAATATTATTTCCTACTATGTAAGTGAAGATTTAAAGGACAAGAAGGGGGACATCATACTGGATGGCAACTGTTGTGTAGAG GCCTTGCCTGACAAAGATGGAAAGAAATGCCTGTTTCTCATAAAATGTCTTGACAAAACCTTTGAGATCAGTGCCTCTGataaaaagaagaagcaggaatGGATTCAAG ccATCCAGAGCACTGTGAACCTGCTGCGGGCGGGGAGCCCTCCTCCCCACAAAGAAGCACGGCAGAAACGGAAGGAGCTGCGCCAGAAGCTgctggctgagcaggaggagTTGGAGAGGCAGatgaaggagctgcaggcagccaaCGAGAACAAGCAGAAGGAACTGGAGACTGTGCGGAAG CaactggaagcagcagctgctcgtgctgctgaggaggagaagaaaagactTCAGACTCAAGTTGAATTACAAGATCGTTTCAGTTtggagctggagagagaaaaaatg GTAAGACAAAAAATGgaagagcaggttgctcagaaatCATCTGAACTGGAACAGTATTTACAAAGAGTACGTGAACTGGAAGAAATGTATCAacagctgcaggaagcattgGAGGATGAGAAACAGGCACGTCAAGATGAAGAGACTGTGAGGAAACTTCAGGCCAG ATTGCTGGAAGAGGAGACAGCAAAGAGAGCTGAACTGGAAAAATGGCATCTGCAGCAGCAACAGACCATTCAGATGACAGAAGCAGAGAAGCAAGAGCTGGAAAACCAGAGAATGATGAAGGACCAGGCTCTTCAAGTGGCCATGCAGCAACTGAAACAACTTGAATTGGAAAGAAAGGAGGCCCTTGAGCAGTATGAG GAGGTTAAGAAGAAGTTGGAAACGGCAGCTAACAACACCAAGAGCTGGAAAGATAAAGTAGCTCATCATGAGGGATTGATTCGACTAATAGAGCCAG GCTCCAAGAATCCTCACTTAATCACAAACTGGGGCCCAGCTGCTTTCACTGAAGCTGAACTGGAGGAGAGacaaaggagctggaaagggaagaagGCCACTTCAGAGTGA